A window of the Emys orbicularis isolate rEmyOrb1 chromosome 1, rEmyOrb1.hap1, whole genome shotgun sequence genome harbors these coding sequences:
- the LOC135879531 gene encoding uncharacterized protein LOC135879531, which produces MADQLTEGQIAEFKEAFSLFDKDGDGSITTSELGTVMRSLGQNPTEAELQDMIGELDADGSGTVDFPEFLSMMARKMRDTDSEEEIREAFRVFDRDKNGYISAAELRHVMTNLGEKLTDEEVDEMIKEADSNSDGQVNYEEACNPSQLAVVSSLGTSMAGQLTEEQIAEFKEAFSLFDKDGDGIITTGELGNIMRSLGQNPTEAELQDMIGELDPDGSGTIDFPEFLSMMARKMRDTDSEEEIREAFRVFDEDGNGYITVAELRHVMTNLGEKLTDEEVDEMIKEADADSDGRFNYEEFVRMMASM; this is translated from the exons ATGGCCGACCAGCTGACGGAGGGGCAGATCGCGGAGTTCAAAGAAGCCTTCTCACTCTTTGACAAGGACGGGGATGGGTCCATCACCACCAGCGAGCTGGGGACCGTCATGCGGtcgctggggcagaaccccaccGAGGCCGAGCTGCAAGACATGATCGGCGAGTTGGACGCCGATGGCAGCGGCACGGTGGACTTCCCCGAATTCCTGTCCATGATGGCAAGGAAGATGAGGGACACGGACAGCGAGGAGGAGATCCGGGAAGCCTTCCGGGTGTTCGACAGGGACAAGAACGGCTACATCAGCGCGGCGGAGCTCCGGCACGTCATGACCAACCTCGGCGAGAAGCTGACGGACGAGGAGGTGGACGAGATGATCAAGGAGGCCGACAGCAACAGCGATGGGCAAGTCAACTACGAGGA ggcttgcaacccctcccagctcg CCGTTGTTTCATCCCTGG GCACCAGCATGGCCGGCCAGCTGACAGAGGAGCAGATCGCGGAGTTCAAAGAAGCCTTCTCGCTCTTTGACAAGGACGGGGACGGGATCATCACCACCGGTGAGCTGGGGAACATCATGCGGTCACTGGGGCAGAACCCCACCGAGGCCGAGCTGCAAGACATGATCGGCGAGTTGGACCCCGACGGCAGCGGCACAATTGACTTCCCCGAATTCCTGTCCATGATGGCGAGGAAGATGAGGGACACGGACAGCGAGGAGGAGATCCGGGAAGCCTTCCGGGTGTTTGACGAGGACGGGAACGGCTACATCACCGTGGCGGAGCTCCGGCACGTCATGACCAACCTCGGTGAGAAGCTGACGGACGAGGAGGTGGACGAGATGATCAAGGAGGCCGACGCAGATAGCGACGGGCGATTCAACTACGAGGAGTTTGTGAGGATGATGGCCTCAATGTGA